One genomic window of Mercenaria mercenaria strain notata unplaced genomic scaffold, MADL_Memer_1 contig_2208, whole genome shotgun sequence includes the following:
- the LOC123544344 gene encoding protein wech-like: MAESSKLKSNKNSSGDAVPGRKEQILCQPCSQKDLQTTADVFCSDCDEFQCNECKKAHTVYTFMKNHKLVNASEVKSKPSSFDMKGIDICEQHGKLLEFFCEDENQLCCSTCAIVDHRKCHSVVEVQKIAGKSRSAGSHLKRKLEEVKSKAGIIIKHTESSKEQLSKDIKAIFVEIKKMRCDMNKMFDDLEVYVTRKTDVFQAEVTNKLAKKRSSGEKHIADATKLLEVVDTALQNGTPSQQFIVEKTLKKQANELYRGVDNECQQLQIVTVSFRFDETLKFPPLPISDNVPGKLTLKYTLPEAKKSVTPSVVAVSEEEVAITGGVGYKIDFLRVSKSNDITLTRACKVKTKYASICLKDERHFIVGTIDDTRPVRIVSMSGEEKDFSVSFPNKKYPIEESACSYIRNTEKIILTDRYEHTVYIYDIATNTRVVVKDDQIKEPRGIAVGPSDCILVCSKGTGSIVQVSQTGRILSSYKLDMKGPYRACVSKDQSFVVVTNNCVGKIKLQCFKLTGSE; this comes from the exons ATGGCGGAAAGTAGTAAgttgaaatcaaataaaaacagcTCCGGCGATGCTGTACCTGGACGTAAAGAACAAATATTATGTCAGCCGTGTTCACAAAAGGATTTACAAACAACAGCTGATGTGTTTTGTTCAGACTGTGACGAATTTCAGTGCAATGAATGTAAAAAGGCGCATACTGtttatacatttatgaaaaatCACAAGTTAGTGAATGCGTCAGAAGTGAAATCGAAACCATCTTCTTTTGATATGAAAGGAATAGACATTTGTGAACAGCACGGAAAATTATTGGAATTTTTCTGTGAAGACGAGAACCAGCTCTGCTGCAGTACATGTGCTATAGTGGATCACCGGAAATGCCATAGCGTCGTAGAAGTACAGAAGATTGCCGGGAAGTCGCGTTCTGCTGGTTCCCATTTAAAGCGAAAATTAGAAGAAGTAAAATCAAAGGCGGGGATAATTATAAAGCACACTGAATCATCCAAAGAACAACTCAGTAAAGATATCAAAGCAATATttgtggaaattaaaaaaatgagaTGTGACATGAATAAAATGTTCGACGACTTGGAAGTGTACGTTACCAGGAAAACTGACGTATTTCAGGCTGAAGTAACTAATAAACTGGCAAAGAAACGATCTAGTGGTGAGAAACATATCGCTGATGCTACAAAGTTACTTGAAGTTGTTGATACAGCATTGCAGAATGGTACCCCATCACAGCAGTTTATAGTAGAAAAGACATTGAAAAAACAGGCCAATGAACTTTACAGGGGCGTAGACAATGAATGTCAACAATTACAGATTGTTACCGTTTCCTTTAGATTTGATGAAACATTAAAGTTTCCACCACTCCCTATTTCTGATAACGTTCCAGGAAAgcttacattaaaatacacccTGCCTGAAGCAAAGAAATCTGTCACACCT AGTGTTGTTGCTGTATCTGAGGAGGAAGTGGCGATAACAGGTGGTGTTGGATACAAGATAGACTTTCTGCGTGTAAGTAAATCTAATGATATAACATTGACCAGGGCATGCAAAGTTAAGACAAAGTATGCCTCTATATGTCTGAAAGATGAGAGACATTTTATTGTTGGAACTATTGATGATACAAGACCTGTTCGTATTGTATCAATGTCAGGAGAAGAGAAAGATTTCAGCGTCAGCTTTCCCAATAAGAAATACCCTATAGAGGAAAGTGCGTGCAGCTATATAAGGAATACTGAGAAGATCATACTAACCGATAGGTACGAGCATACTGTTTATATATATGACATCGCGACCAACACCAGAGTCGTTGTCAAGGACGACCAGATCAAGGAACCACGTGGTATAGCAGTAGGTCCATCCGACTGTATCCTGGTTTGCAGTAAGGGAACAGGCTCCATTGTTCAGGTCTCTCAGACAGGTCGGATCCTGTCATCGTACAAGTTAGATATGAAAGGTCCATACAGAGCCTGTGTTTCAAAGGATCAATCTTTTGTTGTTGTCACGAATAACTGTGTAGGTAAAATAAAATTACAGTGTTTCAAACTTACAGGTTCAGAGTGA